From Salinibacterium sp. ZJ450, one genomic window encodes:
- the nusA gene encoding transcription termination factor NusA, translated as MDIDLSVLRLMEREREIPFEELVQIIEQAILTAYLKHTAPAEHHREGGRSEGGHGEHRAEHRAEHEAPHARVELDRKTGHVTVFVPELDEEGNVVGEAEDSPSDFGRIAAFAAKQVINQRLRDIADDAVLGEFRGREGDIVAGIIQQGPNPRMIHVDLGTIEAILPPEEQVPGENYAHGTRIRVYVTSVSKGLKGPQITVSRTHPALVRKLFALEVPEIASGVVEITSLAREAGHRTKIAVRATEPGVNAKGACIGELGQRVRAVTAELNSEKIDIVDYSEDLATFVANALSPARVTSAFVVDESLKAVRALVPDYQLSLAIGKEGQNARLAAKLTGARIDIQPDSVLEA; from the coding sequence GTGGACATTGACCTGAGCGTGCTGCGGCTCATGGAGCGCGAGCGCGAGATTCCGTTTGAGGAACTCGTGCAGATCATCGAACAGGCGATTCTGACGGCTTACCTCAAGCACACAGCACCGGCTGAGCACCACCGCGAGGGCGGTCGCTCCGAAGGTGGGCATGGTGAGCACCGTGCCGAGCACCGTGCCGAGCACGAGGCGCCCCACGCCAGGGTCGAGCTGGACCGGAAGACCGGTCACGTGACCGTGTTCGTGCCGGAGCTTGACGAGGAGGGCAACGTCGTCGGCGAGGCCGAGGACAGCCCGAGCGACTTCGGTCGGATCGCGGCGTTCGCGGCGAAGCAGGTCATCAACCAGCGGTTGCGTGACATTGCGGATGACGCGGTGCTCGGCGAGTTCCGCGGGCGTGAGGGTGACATCGTCGCCGGCATCATCCAGCAGGGCCCCAACCCGCGGATGATCCACGTCGACCTCGGCACGATCGAGGCGATCCTGCCCCCAGAGGAGCAGGTCCCCGGCGAGAACTACGCGCACGGAACCCGGATCCGGGTGTACGTGACCAGCGTGTCCAAGGGCCTCAAGGGCCCGCAGATCACCGTGTCGCGCACCCACCCGGCGCTCGTGCGCAAGTTGTTCGCGCTCGAGGTTCCCGAGATCGCCAGCGGAGTGGTCGAGATCACCTCGCTCGCCCGCGAGGCAGGGCACCGCACCAAGATTGCGGTGCGCGCCACCGAGCCAGGCGTCAACGCCAAGGGTGCCTGCATCGGCGAACTCGGTCAGCGCGTGCGCGCCGTGACCGCCGAGCTCAACAGCGAGAAGATCGACATTGTCGACTACTCCGAAGACCTCGCCACGTTCGTCGCGAACGCCCTGTCGCCCGCGCGGGTGACCAGCGCATTCGTCGTCGACGAGTCGCTGAAGGCGGTGCGTGCCCTCGTTCCCGACTACCAGCTGTCGCTGGCGATCGGCAAGGAAGGCCAGAACGCACGGCTCGCCGCAAAGCTCACCGGCGCCAGAATCGACATCCAGCCGGACTCGGTTCTGGAGGCCTAG
- a CDS encoding YlxR family protein yields MEPVRTCLGCRQRDLRTTLLRFVARDGMVVADTAASLPGRGAWVHPTRVCLDTAVKRKAFGRALKLGQVIDVSAALTYPTNS; encoded by the coding sequence ATGGAACCCGTCAGAACCTGCCTGGGGTGTCGGCAGCGCGACTTGCGAACAACTTTGTTGAGGTTCGTGGCGCGCGACGGCATGGTCGTCGCGGATACCGCAGCTTCCCTACCAGGTCGAGGAGCGTGGGTGCATCCCACCCGCGTGTGCCTCGATACCGCAGTGAAGCGCAAAGCCTTCGGTCGAGCGTTGAAACTCGGCCAGGTCATCGACGTGTCAGCAGCGCTGACATACCCAACCAACAGTTAA